The window CGAGCCGCGGCTGCTCGTTGATGGTTCGGCGTCGCCGCATACGTTTTCACTGCGCCCTTCAACGGCGCGTGCGATTAACGGTGCCGATGTGTTCATCCGCGTGTCCGAGGCGATAGAGCCTTTCACGCGAAAGATCGTTTCGACGCTGTCACCGAACGTAACTGTGCTGACTCTCGCGGATGCTCCCGGTGTGCGGCTTCTCGATCGCCGCGCTGGGGGGACTTTCGAAACGCATGCTCATTCGCATGAGGGCCATGAGGCGCATGATGAGCACCAGCATGAAGGACACGCACACACGCACGCGCATGACCTCGACGATGCCGCGAAGGACGGGCACATCTGGCTCGATCTGGAAAACGCGAAAGCGATTGTTGCAGATGTGAGCGCGACGTTGGCCAAGCGGTTTCCCGAACATGCGTCACGGATCGAAGCTAATGCAGCGGCACTCGAAAAGCGTATCGACGGCCTGAAGGGCGAATTGGCGGCGGTTCTTGCGTCGGCATCTGACCGGCCGTTCGTCGTGTTTCATGACTCGACGCAATACTTTGAGAAAGGCTTCGACGTTCACGCCGCTGGGTCGATCACGGTCAGCCCGGATGTGCCGCCAAGCGCGCGCCGCCTAACGGACGTGCGCCGGAAGATTGCGTCGCTCGGCGCCGTTTGCGTTTTTAGCGAGCCAAGCTTTCAGCCGAAGCTCGTCGAGGCTGTGACGGAAGGGACTGAAGCGCGCTCAGGCACGCTCGACACCGAAGCGCAGCTTCTGACGCCCGGACCCGATCTCTATTTCGAATTGATGCGCGGATTGGCAAAGAGCCTCGCGGGCTGTCTCTCTTCGCAGAGTTGAGCCAGCCGCGAGGCTTGAGCAAACGTTAGGCTGCGTCTGCCTGACGGCCGTCGAACACGTATCCCGCGCCGCGGACCGTGCGGATGGGATCGCTTTCATTGCCGCGGATCAGCGATTTCCTCAGGCGACCGATGTGGACGTCGACCGTGCGCTCATCGACTTCAGCCGATTGACCCCAGACGCGATCCAGCAACTGGCTGCGCGAGAGGACACGCCGCGGGCTCTCGAGGAACACTTCGAGCATGCGGTATTCGGTGGGACCGAGGCGGACTTCACGCGCGCTGCGCGTGACGCGATGGGCACCGCGATCCATTGTGATCTCGCCGGAAACGAGGGTGTCGCTGAGGCGCTCGGGCGACGTGCGCCGGAGAAGCGCTTTGATGCGCGCCATCAATTCCTGAACCGAGAACGGCTTCGTCACGTAGTCGTCGGCGCCGGTCGTCAGGCCGCGAACACGGTCGGCTTCTTCGCCGCGTGCTGTGAGCAGGATGATCGGCAATGCTTCCGTTTCGCTGCGATTGCGCAGACGGCGGCAGAGTTCGATCCCGGAGATTTTCGGGATCATCCAATCCAGAATGGCGAGATCGAACGTTTGCTCGGCGAGCAGGAGTTCGGCCTCTTCGCCGTCGGCTGCATGCACGACGTCGTAGCCTTCCGAGTTCAGATTGTAACGCAGAAGCTCGACGATCGGAGCTTCATCTTCGACAACGAGAATTTTAGCTGCCATGACTTAGGCCTTTTATCTCCCTGGTCCGCGATTACTGACGCGGGGTGATGAGAGTTGATGCCGTCTTGTCGCCCTTCGGACGGTCGTCCGCGATCGGCACGCCGTGCACGAGATAGTAGACGTTT is drawn from Hyphomicrobium methylovorum and contains these coding sequences:
- a CDS encoding zinc ABC transporter substrate-binding protein produces the protein MFLRWPTAVILGVFGRSASAFVWSAMFLLAFAGAARANTPNVVVTIKPIHALVAQVMEGVGEPRLLVDGSASPHTFSLRPSTARAINGADVFIRVSEAIEPFTRKIVSTLSPNVTVLTLADAPGVRLLDRRAGGTFETHAHSHEGHEAHDEHQHEGHAHTHAHDLDDAAKDGHIWLDLENAKAIVADVSATLAKRFPEHASRIEANAAALEKRIDGLKGELAAVLASASDRPFVVFHDSTQYFEKGFDVHAAGSITVSPDVPPSARRLTDVRRKIASLGAVCVFSEPSFQPKLVEAVTEGTEARSGTLDTEAQLLTPGPDLYFELMRGLAKSLAGCLSSQS
- the phoB gene encoding phosphate regulon transcriptional regulator PhoB; translated protein: MAAKILVVEDEAPIVELLRYNLNSEGYDVVHAADGEEAELLLAEQTFDLAILDWMIPKISGIELCRRLRNRSETEALPIILLTARGEEADRVRGLTTGADDYVTKPFSVQELMARIKALLRRTSPERLSDTLVSGEITMDRGAHRVTRSAREVRLGPTEYRMLEVFLESPRRVLSRSQLLDRVWGQSAEVDERTVDVHIGRLRKSLIRGNESDPIRTVRGAGYVFDGRQADAA